GCACATCGGGTTCTCCCCGACGTGGGTAAACGTGGGATCCTCGAGTTCCCCGTAGTTGCGGGGGTTCTTGTAGTGATCGAGGATCTGCTGTCGGTACATGTCCGAGCCCAGTCCCATTGTTACTCACGGGTAGGGCGGGTTCACCGAAAAGGGTTCCGACCGGGGTGTGTATCGGCGGGCGAACAACCGGTTCCGGTTCGTTTCCGCGACCGCCGCGACCGTCACACGGCGCCCGCGCGTCGACGGGTCACCACGAAGACGCAGCAGTCGGCCCCCTCGTGCATGCAGCGTCGCTGTTCGATATGTAACGGTTCGTCGTAGTAGTCCGCGATGCCCTCGAGGAGTCCCCGGGCGAGTGCACAGAGGCCGCGATCGGATTCGTAGGCGAGGGCAACCCGGCGATCGTCGACGCGGCGCGTTCGCAGTTCCGGCGGCGTGAACTCGCCGCTCTGCTTCGCGCGCAGCGCCTCGTGGATGTACGTTTCGACGTTGGCGATCAGCTCGAGGCCGGTCCACTCGCGGTCGACGTGCACGCCGTACGTCGAGAGCAGGTGCGGCACGAGGAATCGTCCGAACGCGGCCAGCAGCGTCGGCTCCTCGAGGCCGGTGAGGTCGGTCGCCGCGTCGACCAGCTCAAGGACGATCTCGTCGGGATACTCCGTGACGGGGACGTACAGGCGCGTTCGAAATCCGGCGGCCTCGTGGAGGTCGGTCCAGACGTCCGCGCCGTACTCCTCGGTGACGAAATCCTTCAGACCCTTCAGGACGATTCCGTGCACGGTTAGGCTCCCCCCGCGGAGCGTCCCACTCGCCGCGAGCCGCGGTCGGACTCGCCGGATACGTTCGGTACGGACGACGGCATTACCCTCAGAAATGGAGCGAGCGGGCAAATAACTTGTCACAAACAGTGATTGCGTCGATCGGCGACCGGTCGGCGCGGATCGATCGCGAGCAGTTCGGAAAACGGTTGCACGTCCTCGGCGCGTCGAAGCGGTTGGTGGTCGGTACCGCTACGTCGACCCCTGGTCGATCGGAGGGTTGCGGTAGCAGCCGTCGACGATGACGAGCACGCCGACGATCGCCGCGACGAGCATCGCTTCGACCAGCGACACGCTCGCCACGGTCGCGACGACCAGTGCAACCGCGAACGCAACCGGCACGATCCCGAGCAGGAGGTCGTACCGGCTGGCCGCGGCGAGAACGTCGACCAGGGCGTCGAACGGGTCCCGTTCGGGACGGCCGATGCCTTTCTCGTACATACGTTCTCACCTCGGCATCGGACTAGTACCGACGGGACGCGGAAAAATCCTCCGCGGGTTTTTTGTTGTTTGATAGGACGCGAGAATCGATCCGCTGGACTACGTCTCGCCCGCCAGTTCGGCGTCGAACTGCCGAACGTACTCGCGGACGAACCGGACGCGGGCGTCGGCGAGCTCCCGACCCGGCTCGGTGTACATCCGGTCGGGCAGGTCGAGGATCTTCTCGTGGATGTGATCGTACTGCGCGTCCGTCGACTGCGCGCCCGGCGAGTCCGAGTCGGCCCCCGGTCCATCGACCGCGTCGGCGTCGACGGCGCCGACGTCGTGGATCGGCGAGCCGGCCGCGCCGCCGTGGGCGAACACGCGAGCGAGCCCCACCGCGCCGAGCGCGTCGAGGTTGTCCGCGTCCGAGACGATCTTCGCCTCGAGCGTCTCGGGCTCTGCGGCGTTCGAGTAGCGGTGGGTGCGAACGCAGTGCCGGACGCGCTCGATCGCGTCCGGGTCCGCACCGACGTCGGTGAGAATTTCGCCCGCCTCGCGAGCGCCCCAGGTCGCGTGGTCGTCGATCTCGCCGCGGTCCTCGCGCTCGCGGCCGATGTCGTGCAAGTAGATCGCGAGGGTGACTACCCGTTCGTCGACGGCGTCGCCGTCTGGATGGCGGTCGATCAGCGTTTCGGCGAGCGCCGCGACCCGCCGGACGTGGTGCCAGTCGTGGGCCGGCGGGGCGTCCTCGAAGTACGACCGGGCGCGGCTGCGAACTGCCTCGAGCATGCGGGGCCGTTTCGACGGCACCGACAAAAGCGACTCCCTCGCGGCCTAGCACTCGGACTGCTCGCGCTCGCGTTCGTACTCCCGCTCGAGCGTTCGACAGGCCGGGACCAGGTGTTCGGGAACGGTGCCCGCGTTGGCGTAGAGCGCCTCGAGGACGACCGCTACCTCGTCGAACTGCGGCCCGGGTGCGGCCTGAAACGGCGTGCGCTGCCACTCGACGAAGCCGGCGTCGGCCAGCAGCGGGAGATGCCGGTGGTGGAGTTCGATCTGGAAGGCCTCCGGATCCCGCTCGATGACCGCCGGGACCGCCGCTTCGGGTAGCGAGACGGTGCCACCGTCGGGAACGTCCATGAGCTCGTCGACGAGGTGCCGCCGCGGTGCGGCCGACAGCGCTTCGAAAACGCGGTCCCATCGCCGGATCGCCTCCTCGGACTCCTGTCGCCGGTGGCGTGTCATACCGTCATATCACGGTATCGGATGCCATAAATGTGTGCAACGGTAACATTCAACTAGTTTACCGGGGAAACGGTGAGCTACCCGGGAAGCGGAACCGAAGAAAACGGCAGACGGCCCCGAAAGGGAGGCGCCGATCAGGCGAACAGCGCCCGCGCGTCGTCGAGGGCAGCGACCAGCTTGTCGACCTCCTCGCGGGTGTTGTAGACGTAGAACGACGCCCGCGTCGAGGCCGGAACCCCCAGTTTGTCGTGGAGCGGCTGGGTACAGTGATCGCCCGCGCGGACCGCGACCGTGTGGTCGTTCATGATCGAGGCCAGGTCGTGGGCGTGGACGCCCTCGAGGTTGAAGCTCACGAGGCCGCCGCGGTCAGGCCCGGGTTCGGGGCCGTAGATCTCGACGTCGTCCTCGGCCGCGAGCCGCTCGTAGGCGTAGGCCGCGATCTCCTCCTCGTGGGCCTGGATACGCTCCATGCCGACGTCCTCGAGCCAGTCGACGGCCTCGTGGAGGCCGACGGCTTCCGCGATGGGGGGCGTGCCGGGTTCGAACTTCCAGGGCAGGTCGCCCCACGTCGAGTCCTCGAAGGTGACCTTCCGGATCATCCCGCCGCCGTAGAGGTACGGCTCCATCTCCTCGAGCAGGTCCCGTTTGCCGTAGAGGACGCCG
The DNA window shown above is from Halopiger xanaduensis SH-6 and carries:
- a CDS encoding heme NO-binding domain-containing protein; the protein is MHGIVLKGLKDFVTEEYGADVWTDLHEAAGFRTRLYVPVTEYPDEIVLELVDAATDLTGLEEPTLLAAFGRFLVPHLLSTYGVHVDREWTGLELIANVETYIHEALRAKQSGEFTPPELRTRRVDDRRVALAYESDRGLCALARGLLEGIADYYDEPLHIEQRRCMHEGADCCVFVVTRRRAGAV
- a CDS encoding HD domain-containing protein, with the protein product MLEAVRSRARSYFEDAPPAHDWHHVRRVAALAETLIDRHPDGDAVDERVVTLAIYLHDIGREREDRGEIDDHATWGAREAGEILTDVGADPDAIERVRHCVRTHRYSNAAEPETLEAKIVSDADNLDALGAVGLARVFAHGGAAGSPIHDVGAVDADAVDGPGADSDSPGAQSTDAQYDHIHEKILDLPDRMYTEPGRELADARVRFVREYVRQFDAELAGET